A single window of Gossypium hirsutum isolate 1008001.06 chromosome A10, Gossypium_hirsutum_v2.1, whole genome shotgun sequence DNA harbors:
- the LOC107895551 gene encoding uncharacterized protein: MKPRKKARGRGQAKGGNGNGRRQRVPGRGAGAIEARQLALVYATRRREDRDAPDVITEKLVRKGYEAFLAYISVVDSVDSSVKDIRTIRVFSDIFLEELLGLPLSCEVEFGIELFSGTAQFRGASVFSKIDLQLVYHYLRVKEADVHKTVFRTRYGHYEFLVMPIGLTNAPAAFIDLMNPVFQPYLDQFVVVLIDDILVYSKPEDQQDEHLIVVLQIFCEKQFIESHLGKANVVADALSRRANLRAIFTRLSLFDDGSLLTELQVRPIWIEQIRDKQIGDKSLELSWEEYLSLSEFAYNNNYQSSLQMAPYKALYGRKCRTLLCWIKLGERRVLGSELVSETEDKVCLIRDRLKMASERKKSYTDLKRKDIEYSVGSMNSEASGTDRLSIEFLPELDRIHDVFHVSMLRRYRSDLTRIVSVEEIEVRPDLTIKEEPIQFLDCDVKVLHRKSIPLVEVLWRNHSTEEVT; this comes from the exons ATGAAGCCTAGGAAAAAGGCCAG GGGCCGAGGACAGGCCAAGGGTGGTAATGGTAACGGCAGAAGACAAAGAGTACCGGGTAGAGGTGCTGGAGCGATTGAGGCGAGACAGCTTGCTTTGGTTTATGCTACACGTCGCCGTGAGGACCGAGATGCTCCAGACGTCATTACGG AAAAGTTAGTAAGGAAAGGGTATGAGGCATTCTTGGCTTACATTAGTGTTGTTGATTCCGTGGACTCTTCAGTTAAGGACATCCGAACTATAAGGGTCTTTTCAGATATTTTTCTAGAGGAATTACTAGGATTACCTCTGAGTTGTGaggtggagtttgggattgagttgtTTTCGGGCACAGCTCAG TTTAGAGGGGCTTCAGTGTTCTCTAAGATCGATTTGCAATTGGTTTACCATTATTTAAGAGTGaaggaggctgatgtgcataagacggtGTTtcggactcgttatggacattacgagttcctagttatgcccatTGGGTTGACAAATGCACCAGCAGCATTCATAGACTTGATGAATCCTGTGTTTCAGCCCtacttggatcagtttgtagtggtactcattgacgacatcttggtgTATTCTAAGCCAGAGGATCAACAGGATGAGCATCTCATAGTGGTTCTGCAGATTTTTtgtgagaaacagtt tATTGAGTCTCatcttggtaaggccaatgtggtggctgacgcGTTGAGTCGTAGGGCTAATTTGAGAGCGATATTCACTCGACTCAGTTTATTCGATGATGGAAGTCTATTGACTGAGCTGCAAGTAAGACCGATATGGATTGAGCAAATCAGGGATAAACAGATAGGAGATAAGTCTCTTGAGTTGAG ttgggaggagtacttatCGTTAtcagagttcgcttacaacaacaacTATCAGTCTAGTTtgcagatggcaccttacaaggcactatacggtcgtaagtgtcgcactctcTTATGCTGGATtaagttgggtgagcgacgaGTTTTGGGTTCAGAATTGGTATCAGAAACTGAGGATAAAGTCTGTTTGATTCGAGATCGACTGAAGATGGCTTCTGAAAGAAAAAAGTCCTATACTGATTTGAAGAGAAAGGAcatcgagtattctgtggggagcatg AATTCTGAAGCCAGTGGGACCGATCGCTTATCAATTGAGTTTCTACCGGAGTTAGACCGCATTCACGATGTATTCCATGTCTCAATGTTGAGGCGCTATCGCTCTGATCTCACGCGCATTGTGTCtgtggaggagattgaggttagaccagatctaACAATCAAGGAGGAGCCAATTCAGTTCTTAGATTGTGATGTTAAGGTTCTGCATAGGAAATCTATCCCTTTAGTGGAGGTGCTGTGGCGGAATCATAGTACTGAAGAGGTTACTTGA